From the genome of Spirosomataceae bacterium TFI 002, one region includes:
- a CDS encoding PAS domain S-box-containing protein yields MKSYFYIYDPHQSIYFYSLRIFGHLTQKHLSAGHSTQFEAIFKYASEGILTTDMSGTIRTVNPSACRLFQYTENELIGQKIEQLIPRRYKNHVSHRENFVKKPHARSMAAGLDLFALRKNGKEFPVEVSLSPYVTEGEQFVIAFIIDITNRKEIEEKEKNYRAELERAVGDRTLILKEAIKKLEKTKANLDLALQREKEANMLKTKFVSIASHEFRTPLSTMLSSLVLIEKYSEIGDKEKQGKHVERIKKSIRALTEILNDILSINKLEEGKTTVNPREFNLHTLIQNIVSELSLILKKGQTIELEWNVDQDTFITQDETLLRHVLTNLMSNALKFSDEHTVIIISVDATDENFVFSITDQGIGIPEENLEQLFTRFYRGDNAGQIQGTGLGLSIVKQYSELLMGTIKVKSELGKGSTFEVSIPKKLA; encoded by the coding sequence TTGAAATCATACTTTTATATTTATGATCCTCATCAGTCGATATATTTTTACTCATTGCGTATATTTGGACATCTTACCCAAAAACACTTGTCTGCAGGTCATTCTACCCAATTTGAAGCAATTTTTAAATATGCCAGTGAAGGCATACTTACTACAGATATGTCCGGTACAATCCGAACTGTAAATCCATCTGCTTGTAGGCTATTTCAGTATACCGAGAATGAACTTATTGGACAAAAAATTGAGCAATTAATACCTAGGAGGTATAAAAACCATGTAAGTCATAGAGAGAATTTTGTAAAAAAACCTCATGCTCGATCTATGGCAGCGGGGCTTGATTTATTTGCTTTAAGAAAGAATGGGAAGGAATTTCCAGTGGAAGTGAGTTTAAGTCCATATGTGACCGAAGGTGAACAGTTTGTAATTGCCTTTATCATTGACATTACTAATAGGAAGGAAATAGAGGAAAAGGAAAAGAATTATAGAGCGGAGCTAGAAAGAGCAGTAGGGGATAGAACCTTGATTCTTAAAGAGGCAATCAAGAAGCTAGAAAAGACAAAAGCAAACCTAGATTTGGCACTTCAAAGAGAGAAGGAAGCCAATATGTTGAAAACAAAATTTGTATCAATAGCCTCTCACGAATTCCGTACGCCATTATCAACTATGCTTTCGTCATTAGTTTTGATTGAAAAGTATAGTGAAATAGGAGATAAAGAGAAGCAAGGAAAACATGTTGAAAGAATTAAAAAATCGATTAGAGCTTTAACTGAGATTCTAAATGATATTCTTTCAATTAATAAACTAGAAGAAGGAAAGACAACAGTAAATCCGCGAGAATTCAATTTGCACACGCTGATACAAAATATTGTTAGTGAGCTTTCTCTTATTCTTAAAAAAGGTCAAACCATTGAACTTGAATGGAATGTAGATCAGGATACTTTCATTACACAAGACGAAACTTTATTGCGTCATGTTTTGACTAATTTGATGTCTAATGCCCTTAAGTTCTCAGACGAGCATACGGTAATCATAATCTCAGTGGACGCAACAGATGAGAATTTTGTTTTCAGTATTACAGATCAAGGAATAGGAATACCAGAAGAAAACTTAGAGCAATTGTTCACTCGTTTTTATAGAGGGGACAATGCAGGTCAAATACAAGGTACTGGTTTAGGATTGAGCATAGTGAAACAATATAGCGAATTACTGATGGGGACAATTAAGGTTAAATCCGAGCTCGGAAAAGGCTCAACTTTCGAAGTATCAATACCCAAAAAACTAGCTTAA
- a CDS encoding cAMP-binding domain of CRP or a regulatory subunit of cAMP-dependent protein kinases, translated as MKKRILLIEDNPDIRENTAEILELDNYEVLTAENGKVGVEKATKEKPDIIICDIMMPELDGYGVLHMLTKNPETADIPFIFLTAKADRTDFRKGMEMGADDYLTKPFDDIELLNAIESRFRKQDVINKKYENTLAGLDGMIRDIGGEEELQNLRSNRKQKSFKKKTEIYREGDYPNYLYFLESGKVKTFKTNDDGKELIVKLFGPGEFFGYNNLINEGNYTDSAAAMEACEISLIPKTEFHDLLFKNKQVAQKFIGMLTQDIKENEDQLIKLAYNSVRKRVSESLLKFREKQADPSALLKVTREDLSNVAGTSLETAIRTLSDFKEEGLIDITGGKIRFLNIQKLESLRN; from the coding sequence ATGAAAAAAAGGATACTATTAATAGAAGATAACCCAGATATTAGAGAAAATACTGCGGAAATTCTGGAGCTTGATAATTATGAAGTCCTAACCGCCGAAAACGGAAAAGTTGGAGTTGAGAAAGCTACCAAAGAAAAACCAGATATCATTATTTGTGATATCATGATGCCGGAATTGGATGGATATGGAGTACTTCATATGCTAACCAAAAATCCTGAAACGGCTGATATTCCTTTTATTTTCTTGACCGCCAAGGCAGATCGTACAGATTTTAGAAAGGGAATGGAAATGGGAGCAGATGATTACCTCACCAAGCCTTTTGATGACATAGAACTTCTCAATGCAATTGAGAGTAGATTTAGAAAGCAGGATGTAATTAATAAGAAATACGAGAACACGCTCGCTGGACTTGATGGAATGATTCGTGATATAGGTGGAGAAGAAGAACTTCAAAATCTTAGAAGCAATAGAAAACAGAAGTCATTCAAGAAAAAGACTGAAATTTATAGAGAAGGTGACTACCCCAATTACCTTTATTTTTTAGAATCGGGAAAAGTGAAAACTTTCAAAACCAATGATGATGGTAAAGAGTTGATCGTTAAGCTTTTTGGACCGGGCGAATTCTTTGGATACAATAACCTTATCAACGAAGGAAACTATACAGATTCTGCTGCAGCAATGGAAGCTTGCGAAATATCGTTAATTCCTAAAACTGAGTTTCATGACCTGTTATTTAAAAATAAGCAGGTGGCTCAAAAATTCATTGGGATGCTGACTCAAGATATCAAAGAAAATGAAGATCAATTGATTAAGTTGGCCTACAACTCAGTGAGAAAAAGAGTTAGTGAATCATTGCTCAAATTCAGAGAAAAGCAAGCAGATCCGTCTGCTTTACTTAAAGTTACTCGCGAGGACTTATCCAATGTAGCAGGTACTTCGCTTGAAACGGCAATTAGAACATTATCTGATTTTAAAGAAGAAGGATTGATAGATATTACTGGAGGTAAAATCAGATTCTTGAACATCCAAAAATTAGAAAGCCTGAGAAATTAA
- a CDS encoding oxygen-independent coproporphyrinogen-3 oxidase has protein sequence MDLFTKYNIPGPRYTSYPTVPFWQTDSFNSNAWKECISTNNNLEKPISVYIHLPFCESLCTFCACHKRITKNHSLETPYIDAVIAEWSHYFDLFGKKPTIAELHLGGGTPSFFSPESLDKLLKGIFQYANKAEAIDFSWEGHPNNTSFEHLKVLNNHGFERVSFGVQDYDPVVQKAIHRIQPFENVERVTRQAREIGYTSVSHDLVFGLPFQTKTSIENTINKTLELKPDRISFYSYAHVPWIKGNGQRGFNDDDLPSGPEKRELYDFGRQMLEANGYFEVGMDHFAKTSDPLFTAMKNGSLHRNFMGYTVQNTSMLIGLGASAISDIGNAYAQNSKDIKAYENSVANGELPLLKGHIMSPNDVFLKAQILNIMCRFGTTWKVSDWDTKDLFLLIQKLKEFEEDGLVEIHSKGLKVTPLGIPFVRNIAMLFDAYLLQKKGTENLFSQTV, from the coding sequence TTGGATTTATTTACTAAGTATAACATTCCAGGACCTCGATACACTTCCTATCCCACTGTTCCATTTTGGCAAACTGATAGTTTTAATTCAAACGCATGGAAGGAGTGCATTTCAACAAATAACAATCTCGAAAAACCGATAAGTGTATATATTCACCTTCCTTTCTGTGAAAGCCTATGTACTTTCTGTGCTTGTCACAAACGAATTACTAAAAACCATTCTTTAGAGACTCCTTATATAGACGCAGTTATAGCGGAGTGGTCACATTACTTTGACTTATTTGGCAAAAAACCAACCATTGCTGAGCTACATTTGGGAGGTGGGACGCCGAGTTTTTTCAGTCCTGAGAGTTTAGACAAGCTATTGAAAGGTATATTTCAATATGCAAATAAGGCTGAAGCAATAGATTTCAGCTGGGAAGGACATCCTAATAATACGAGCTTTGAGCATTTAAAAGTTTTAAACAATCATGGGTTTGAGCGAGTAAGCTTTGGAGTTCAAGATTATGACCCTGTGGTTCAGAAAGCCATTCATAGAATTCAGCCTTTTGAAAATGTGGAGCGAGTTACCAGACAAGCAAGAGAAATTGGCTATACGAGTGTAAGCCATGACTTAGTGTTTGGACTTCCGTTTCAAACCAAAACTTCGATTGAAAATACGATAAACAAAACCCTAGAACTTAAACCTGATAGAATCTCATTTTATAGTTACGCACATGTACCGTGGATCAAAGGAAATGGTCAGCGAGGTTTTAATGATGACGATTTACCAAGTGGCCCTGAAAAAAGAGAGCTATATGACTTCGGTAGACAAATGCTAGAAGCTAATGGTTATTTCGAAGTAGGAATGGATCATTTCGCCAAAACAAGCGACCCGCTTTTCACTGCCATGAAAAACGGAAGTTTACACCGCAATTTCATGGGTTATACAGTTCAAAACACCAGCATGCTTATTGGACTTGGAGCTTCTGCGATCAGTGATATTGGTAATGCATATGCTCAAAACAGCAAAGACATTAAAGCTTACGAAAATAGTGTTGCCAATGGCGAGTTACCACTACTGAAAGGTCATATAATGAGCCCCAATGACGTATTCCTAAAAGCCCAAATATTGAACATTATGTGTAGGTTTGGAACAACCTGGAAAGTAAGTGACTGGGATACCAAAGATCTTTTCTTATTAATTCAAAAACTCAAAGAATTTGAAGAAGATGGATTAGTAGAAATACATAGTAAAGGCCTCAAAGTAACGCCTTTAGGAATTCCGTTTGTTAGAAATATTGCAATGCTTTTTGATGCATACTTGTTGCAAAAAAAAGGCACAGAAAATCTATTTTCTCAAACAGTTTAA